A genomic segment from Chitinophaga niabensis encodes:
- a CDS encoding anthrone oxygenase family protein — protein MYTLDRIILVAATTTTAMLVGLFYGWSVSVVPGLARLNNTEYLSAFQAMNRAILNPLFFLSFMGSVILLPLAAYLNYSQPTSLCFWLIVAGAVLYIFGTFGITMAKNVPLNEMLDKFNIATASEEAKAAKRALFEQPWNSLHHTRTVIGFIATVCMIVACLVKK, from the coding sequence ATGTACACACTCGACAGAATTATCTTAGTAGCTGCAACTACCACTACTGCCATGCTGGTTGGCCTTTTTTACGGATGGTCCGTTTCCGTGGTGCCCGGGCTTGCCCGGTTAAACAATACAGAATACCTTTCTGCCTTTCAGGCAATGAACCGGGCTATTCTGAACCCGTTGTTCTTTCTCTCTTTCATGGGCAGCGTGATCTTATTACCGCTTGCTGCTTACCTGAACTATTCGCAGCCCACCTCCCTGTGCTTCTGGCTCATCGTAGCCGGGGCTGTATTATACATCTTCGGTACGTTTGGCATTACCATGGCAAAGAATGTACCGCTGAATGAAATGCTGGACAAATTCAACATCGCCACAGCATCTGAAGAAGCAAAGGCTGCAAAGCGTGCCCTCTTTGAACAACCATGGAATAGTCTGCATCATACACGTACCGTGATCGGCTTTATTGCCACGGTATGTATGATCGTTGCCTGCCTGGTGAAGAAATAA
- a CDS encoding helix-turn-helix transcriptional regulator — protein MKRFDRLTAILIHLQSKKLVVAQEIADRFEISLRTVYRDIRSLELAGVPILGEKGLGYSIMEGYRLPPVMFTEEEVIAFLMAEKILENHADLQNSERFKSAMFKVRAILRNAQKKVLEDMEESIAIKHNKSEHNFLVNDTLPLLIKAVSEKITLRANYATEEGPVERDIEPIGIFHENGTWNAIAYCHLLKDYRHFRVERILSLSQTNKSFHKQHKTLAAYLEKAKEKEQVFPAVIDVDNFMVRYLQEQKFDYGFKSEKPGKTHTRMFFDAPCIQAFSRWYVTFADHAKIIEPASLKDLLKERLTNLLKVI, from the coding sequence ATGAAACGTTTCGATCGCCTGACGGCCATCCTTATCCATCTTCAGTCTAAGAAACTGGTAGTAGCCCAGGAAATAGCTGATCGTTTTGAGATCAGTTTACGTACCGTATACCGGGATATCCGTTCACTGGAACTGGCCGGAGTGCCTATCCTTGGTGAAAAAGGACTGGGTTATTCCATCATGGAAGGATACCGCCTTCCTCCCGTAATGTTTACGGAAGAAGAAGTGATCGCCTTTTTAATGGCAGAGAAGATCTTGGAGAACCATGCAGACCTGCAGAACAGTGAACGCTTCAAATCAGCCATGTTCAAAGTAAGGGCCATATTACGCAATGCGCAGAAGAAAGTATTGGAGGATATGGAAGAAAGCATTGCCATAAAACATAACAAATCCGAACATAATTTCCTGGTCAACGACACCTTGCCCCTGCTCATAAAAGCCGTTTCAGAAAAAATAACCCTGCGTGCAAATTACGCCACGGAAGAGGGCCCTGTGGAACGGGATATTGAACCGATAGGGATCTTTCACGAGAACGGTACCTGGAATGCTATCGCTTATTGTCATTTATTAAAGGATTACAGGCATTTCCGGGTGGAAAGGATACTTTCCCTCAGCCAAACCAATAAGTCCTTTCACAAGCAGCATAAAACGCTTGCTGCTTATCTGGAAAAGGCCAAAGAGAAAGAACAGGTTTTCCCTGCAGTGATAGACGTGGATAATTTCATGGTGCGTTACCTGCAGGAGCAGAAGTTTGATTATGGCTTTAAAAGTGAAAAGCCCGGCAAAACTCATACACGCATGTTCTTTGATGCGCCCTGTATACAGGCTTTCTCACGCTGGTATGTAACCTTTGCAGACCATGCAAAGATCATAGAGCCAGCCTCATTGAAAGACCTGCTGAAAGAACGTTTAACGAATCTGCTGAAAGTTATCTGA